A window of the Gossypium hirsutum isolate 1008001.06 chromosome A03, Gossypium_hirsutum_v2.1, whole genome shotgun sequence genome harbors these coding sequences:
- the LOC107887771 gene encoding GEM-like protein 4, giving the protein MKNQMLKQVIGVPIKAATYRVERRTSRQYIPDAAGQYHVSSQGCTKSKGNFVLKRMNLLGKKADMFAHGDREHVRLGPKISETVKGKLSLGARILQVGGLEKIFKQLFSFKEGEKLLKACQCYLSTTAGPIAGLLFISSEKVAFCSDRSIKVPSANGEFLRVHYKVVVPVEKIKGVNQSENMKKPCQKYMEIVTVDGFDIWFMGFLNYQKAFKCLQQAISQRLDDVDTF; this is encoded by the exons atgaagaaccaGATGCTTAAACAAGTTATTGGAGTACCAATCAAAGCAGCAACTTATAGAGTTGAGAGAAGAACATCAAGGCAATACATACCTGATGCTGCTGGCCAATACCACGTTTCATCACAAGGGTGTACAAAAA GCAAAGGAAACTTTGTACTCAAAAGGATGAACTTGCTAGGGAAGAAAGCCGATATGTTCGCCCATGGAGACCGAGAGCATG TGAGACTGGGGCCAAAGATCAGTGAAACAGTGAAGGGAAAGCTGAGTTTAGGGGCAAGGATTCTTCAAGTAGGAGGGTTAGAGAAGATTTTCAAGCAATTGTTTAGTTTCAAAGAAGGGGAGAAGCTGTTGAAGGCTTGCCAATGCTATTTATCAACAACAGCAGGCCCTATTGCTGGCCTACTTTTCATCTCATCTGAAAAGGTTGCCTTTTGCAGTGATAGATCAATCAAAGTACCTTCTGCAAATGGAGAATTTCTGAGAGTCCATTACAAGGTTGTGGTTCCAGTTGAGAAAATAAAGGGGGTGAACCAgagtgagaacatgaagaaaccATGTCAAAAGTACATGGAAATTGTGACAGTGGATGGTTTCGATATCTGGTTCATGGGGTTCTTGAATTATCAGAAAGCTTTCAAATGTCTGCAGCAGGCAATCTCACAGAGACTGGATGATGTTGACACTTTCTAG